From the genome of Bacteroides sp. MSB163, one region includes:
- a CDS encoding family 16 glycosylhydrolase: protein MKCMNLYSLLLVLLIFVSCGSSNDASGIIAPTVNVLPTQVSATYEGVVTKLSITSDQEWTAFSGDACKEWVSCKTSGSIGTQGTVEVTVKANTDNQSREGEIIVKSGITRISIPVSQEAKPEAPVDPDIQIPEGYKLVWQDEFNNTSLSTPDESLWKYETGHGTNGWGNNEIQNYIAGSKDGVVCADVSNGTLKIIAQKVGDEVYSIRMNTRTNWKYGYFEARLKLPKGKGTWPAFWMLPDPFTSWPDGGEIDIMEEVGYDPNNVLSTIHCGAYNGSNGKQKGDGSYIATAQTDFHIYAAEWTEDYISFLVDGKEHFRYTNDKTGTATWPFFTNFNLKLNLAWGGNWGGAQGIDESALPATYEIDYVRVFQKK from the coding sequence ATGAAATGTATGAATTTATACTCTTTATTATTAGTGTTGTTAATTTTTGTGAGTTGTGGAAGTAGCAATGATGCCTCTGGAATAATTGCTCCTACTGTCAATGTATTACCTACTCAGGTATCAGCTACTTATGAAGGAGTTGTTACAAAGTTATCGATTACTTCCGATCAGGAATGGACAGCTTTTAGTGGAGATGCTTGTAAAGAATGGGTTAGCTGTAAAACATCTGGTAGTATTGGTACACAAGGTACTGTGGAAGTGACAGTTAAAGCTAATACAGACAATCAGTCTCGTGAAGGAGAAATTATAGTGAAGTCTGGAATAACTCGTATTTCGATTCCTGTATCTCAGGAGGCAAAACCAGAAGCACCTGTGGATCCAGATATACAGATTCCTGAAGGATACAAATTAGTTTGGCAAGATGAATTTAATAATACTTCTCTGAGTACTCCAGATGAAAGTCTATGGAAATATGAAACAGGTCATGGTACCAATGGTTGGGGTAATAATGAAATTCAGAACTATATTGCTGGTTCTAAGGATGGAGTTGTATGTGCAGATGTAAGTAATGGTACTTTAAAAATCATAGCGCAGAAGGTGGGTGATGAAGTCTATTCCATTCGCATGAATACCCGGACAAATTGGAAATATGGTTACTTTGAAGCTCGTTTGAAACTGCCGAAAGGAAAAGGTACTTGGCCTGCTTTCTGGATGTTACCTGATCCATTCACCAGCTGGCCTGATGGTGGAGAGATTGATATAATGGAAGAAGTGGGATATGATCCTAATAATGTACTTTCTACTATTCATTGTGGTGCTTATAATGGCAGTAACGGAAAGCAAAAAGGAGATGGCTCTTATATAGCTACAGCTCAAACTGATTTTCATATATATGCAGCAGAATGGACTGAGGATTATATAAGTTTTCTTGTAGATGGAAAAGAGCATTTTCGTTATACTAATGATAAAACAGGTACTGCTACCTGGCCTTTCTTTACTAACTTTAATTTGAAGTTAAATCTTGCGTGGGGAGGTAATTGGGGAGGTGCTCAAGGCATAGATGAATCGGCCTTACCTGCAACTTATGAGATTGACTATGTACGTGTGTTTCAGAAAAAATAA
- the bglX gene encoding beta-glucosidase BglX translates to MKTIKIFFACLLLLPFVSCTQVANKGSDAAIEKKVESLLSKMTLEEKIGQMNQISSYGNIEDMSALIKKGEIGSILNEVDPVRINALQRVAMEESRLGIPLLIARDVIHGFKTIFPIPLGQAASFNPQVAKDGARVAAIEASSVGIRWTFAPMIDIARDPRWGRIAEGCGEDTYLTSVMGAAMVEGFQGDSLNSPTSIAACPKHFVGYGAAEGGRDYNSTFIPERRLRNVYLPPFEAATKAGAATFMTSFNDNDGVPSTGNAFILKNVLRDEWGFDGFVVTDWASASEMISHGFAAGSKEAAMKSVNAGVDMEMVSYTFVKELPELVKEGKVKESTIDEAVRNILRIKYRLGLFDAPYVDEKQPSVMYAPSHLEAAKQAAVESVILLKNDREVLPLQPSVKTVAVVGPMANAPYEQLGTWIFDGEKARTLTPLNAIKEMVGDKVQVIYEPGLAYSREKNPVSVAKAAAAAARADVILAFVGEESILSGEAHCLADLDLQGDQEALITALAKTGKPVVTIVMAGRPLTIGKEVEESTAVLYSFHPGTMGGPALADLLWGKAVPSGKTPVTFPKMVGQIPVYYAHNNTGRPATRNEVLLNDIAVEAGQTSLGCTSFYMDAGFDPLFPFGYGLSYTTFKYSNIKLASDVLKKDDVLTVTFDLENTGKYEGTEVAQLYIQDKIGSVTRPVKELKRFTRVTLKPGEKKSVSFELPISELAFWNIDMAKVVEPGDFGLWVATDSQSGEEVFFKVVD, encoded by the coding sequence ATGAAAACTATTAAGATATTCTTTGCCTGCCTGCTTTTACTTCCTTTTGTCTCTTGTACGCAAGTGGCAAATAAAGGCAGTGATGCGGCAATCGAGAAAAAAGTAGAATCTCTCTTGTCCAAGATGACCCTTGAAGAGAAAATCGGTCAGATGAACCAGATTTCCTCTTATGGTAATATCGAGGATATGAGTGCTTTGATTAAGAAAGGTGAAATCGGTTCCATCTTGAATGAGGTGGATCCGGTGCGTATTAATGCGCTACAGCGCGTGGCAATGGAAGAATCCCGGTTGGGTATTCCTTTGCTGATAGCACGTGATGTCATTCACGGGTTTAAAACAATTTTCCCTATTCCCTTGGGACAAGCGGCTTCGTTCAATCCGCAGGTAGCAAAAGACGGGGCACGGGTAGCAGCTATTGAAGCTTCGTCTGTAGGTATCCGGTGGACTTTTGCGCCAATGATTGATATTGCTCGCGATCCTCGCTGGGGACGTATTGCCGAAGGGTGTGGTGAAGATACGTACCTTACTTCCGTAATGGGAGCTGCTATGGTAGAAGGTTTTCAGGGAGATTCGCTGAATAGCCCTACTTCAATTGCGGCTTGCCCTAAACATTTTGTAGGTTACGGTGCAGCCGAAGGAGGACGTGATTATAATTCCACTTTCATTCCCGAACGTCGTCTACGCAATGTTTATTTGCCGCCTTTTGAAGCTGCCACCAAAGCGGGTGCAGCCACGTTTATGACTTCATTCAATGATAATGATGGGGTTCCATCTACCGGGAATGCTTTCATTTTGAAAAACGTACTCCGTGATGAGTGGGGATTCGATGGCTTTGTTGTGACGGACTGGGCTTCTGCCAGCGAAATGATAAGCCATGGTTTTGCAGCCGGTTCAAAAGAAGCGGCAATGAAATCTGTGAATGCAGGAGTAGATATGGAAATGGTGAGTTACACTTTTGTGAAGGAATTGCCGGAATTGGTGAAAGAAGGAAAGGTGAAAGAAAGCACTATTGATGAGGCCGTTCGCAATATTTTACGTATCAAGTATCGTTTGGGACTGTTTGATGCTCCTTATGTAGACGAAAAACAACCATCTGTCATGTATGCTCCTTCTCATTTGGAAGCAGCTAAGCAAGCGGCTGTCGAATCGGTTATTCTGCTGAAGAATGATAGGGAAGTGTTGCCGTTACAGCCATCCGTGAAAACTGTTGCAGTGGTAGGACCTATGGCTAATGCACCTTATGAACAGTTGGGTACTTGGATATTTGATGGTGAGAAAGCTCGTACTCTGACTCCGTTGAACGCTATTAAGGAAATGGTTGGCGATAAAGTACAGGTGATTTATGAACCGGGACTGGCATATAGTCGTGAGAAAAATCCGGTAAGTGTGGCTAAAGCGGCTGCCGCCGCTGCGCGTGCAGATGTCATTCTTGCTTTTGTGGGTGAAGAATCTATTCTTTCGGGTGAAGCTCACTGCTTGGCTGATCTGGACCTGCAAGGCGATCAGGAAGCTTTGATTACAGCTTTGGCTAAGACGGGTAAACCTGTAGTGACTATTGTGATGGCGGGTCGTCCGTTGACTATAGGTAAGGAAGTCGAAGAATCGACTGCTGTTCTCTATTCATTCCATCCGGGCACGATGGGCGGTCCTGCATTGGCTGATCTGCTTTGGGGGAAGGCTGTGCCGAGCGGAAAGACACCGGTTACTTTCCCGAAGATGGTGGGACAAATTCCTGTGTACTACGCTCATAACAATACCGGACGTCCGGCTACACGGAATGAAGTGTTGCTGAATGATATTGCTGTTGAGGCCGGACAGACTTCACTGGGATGTACTTCATTCTATATGGATGCAGGTTTTGATCCCTTGTTCCCGTTTGGCTATGGTCTGTCGTACACCACATTTAAGTATAGCAACATCAAACTGGCATCTGATGTACTGAAAAAAGATGATGTGCTGACAGTGACATTCGATCTGGAAAATACCGGGAAATATGAAGGAACGGAAGTAGCTCAGCTGTATATACAGGATAAGATTGGTTCCGTGACCCGCCCGGTGAAAGAACTGAAACGTTTCACTCGTGTGACATTGAAGCCGGGTGAGAAGAAAAGCGTTTCGTTTGAACTCCCTATTAGTGAACTTGCATTTTGGAACATAGATATGGCTAAAGTTGTGGAGCCCGGAGACTTTGGGCTCTGGGTAGCAACGGATAGTCAGTCCGGAGAAGAAGTTTTCTTCAAGGTAGTAGACTGA
- the eno gene encoding phosphopyruvate hydratase, giving the protein MKIEKIIGREILDSRGNPTVEVDVMLESGFMGRASVPSGASTGEHEALELRDGDKGRYGGKGVLKAVENINDIIAPKLVGMSALDQMGIDHTMLALDGTKTKSNLGANAILGVSLAVAKAAAAYLDIPLYRYIGGTNTYVMPVPMMNIINGGSHSDAPIAFQEFMIRPVGATSFREGLRMGAEVFHALKKVLKDRGLSTAVGDEGGFAPNLEGTEDALNSIIAAIKAAGYEPGKDVMIAMDCASSEFYKDGIYDYTKFEGEKGKKRTADEQIDYLEQLINQFPIDSIEDGMSENDWEGWKKLTDRIGDRCQLVGDDLFVTNVDFLAMGIEKGCANSILIKVNQIGSLTETLNAIEMAHRHGYTTVTSHRSGETEDATIADIAVATNSGQIKTGSLSRSDRMAKYNQLLRIEEELGANAVYGYKRIK; this is encoded by the coding sequence ATGAAAATAGAAAAGATTATCGGACGTGAAATCCTCGATTCAAGAGGAAATCCCACAGTGGAAGTAGATGTAATGTTGGAATCAGGCTTTATGGGCCGTGCTTCCGTTCCTTCCGGCGCTTCTACGGGAGAACACGAAGCATTGGAACTCCGTGATGGCGACAAAGGACGTTATGGAGGCAAAGGCGTATTAAAAGCTGTAGAAAACATCAATGATATTATCGCTCCGAAACTTGTCGGAATGTCAGCCCTCGACCAGATGGGCATCGATCATACCATGCTGGCATTGGATGGAACAAAAACAAAATCAAATCTGGGCGCAAATGCTATTCTCGGCGTATCCCTCGCCGTAGCTAAAGCTGCCGCCGCTTATCTCGATATCCCCCTGTACCGCTACATCGGTGGTACCAATACATACGTAATGCCCGTACCAATGATGAATATCATCAACGGTGGTTCACACAGTGACGCTCCTATTGCCTTCCAGGAATTCATGATACGCCCTGTAGGTGCAACTTCCTTCCGTGAAGGTCTGCGCATGGGTGCCGAAGTATTCCACGCTTTAAAGAAAGTACTGAAAGATCGTGGCCTGAGTACTGCTGTAGGTGACGAAGGCGGTTTTGCACCAAATCTGGAAGGTACAGAAGATGCTCTGAACAGTATTATTGCCGCCATCAAAGCTGCCGGATACGAACCGGGCAAAGATGTAATGATTGCCATGGACTGCGCTTCTTCCGAATTCTATAAAGACGGAATCTACGACTATACCAAGTTTGAAGGCGAGAAAGGCAAGAAACGCACAGCCGACGAACAGATTGACTACCTGGAACAACTTATCAACCAATTCCCCATCGACTCTATCGAAGACGGCATGAGCGAAAATGACTGGGAAGGCTGGAAGAAACTTACCGACCGCATCGGCGACCGTTGCCAGTTGGTAGGTGACGACCTCTTTGTTACCAACGTTGACTTCCTGGCCATGGGTATTGAAAAAGGTTGTGCCAACTCTATTCTAATTAAAGTAAACCAAATCGGTTCCCTGACCGAAACATTGAATGCCATCGAAATGGCTCACCGCCACGGATACACTACCGTGACCTCCCATCGCTCCGGTGAAACGGAAGACGCTACGATTGCCGACATCGCCGTTGCCACCAATAGCGGACAAATCAAAACCGGTTCATTGAGTCGTTCCGACCGTATGGCAAAATATAATCAGTTGCTTCGTATCGAAGAAGAACTGGGCGCTAATGCTGTTTACGGTTATAAACGCATAAAATAA
- the crcB gene encoding fluoride efflux transporter CrcB, translating into MKELICIFLGGGTGSVLRYYVQELLHERIIPYSFPWATFTVNIFGSFLIGLFYTLSARFNLSPEMRLLLTAGFCGGFTTFSTFSNDGLTLLKGGFYGTFIAYTLISITLGILAALAGGAVGGK; encoded by the coding sequence ATGAAAGAATTGATATGCATTTTCCTTGGTGGCGGAACAGGCAGTGTACTCCGTTACTACGTACAGGAACTACTGCACGAACGGATCATCCCCTATTCCTTTCCTTGGGCAACATTTACAGTCAATATCTTCGGCAGTTTTCTCATCGGATTGTTTTATACCCTTTCCGCCCGTTTTAATCTCTCGCCCGAAATGCGTCTGTTATTGACTGCCGGTTTCTGCGGTGGATTCACCACTTTCTCTACTTTTTCCAATGATGGTCTGACCTTGCTGAAAGGTGGTTTCTATGGAACGTTTATAGCATATACCTTAATCAGCATCACGCTGGGAATATTGGCTGCATTGGCGGGGGGAGCAGTTGGCGGAAAATGA
- a CDS encoding glycoside hydrolase family 97 protein: MKNMKAIKLFCLLLFLFVSNWAMAESITSPNGQLQLNFSVNAQGEPIYELSYKGKAVIKPSKLGLELKDAPGLMNGFTLANTQTSTFDETWEPVWGEVKQIRNHYNEMAVTLNQKAQDRNMIIRFRLFDDGLGFRYEFPLSKNLNYFVIKEEHTQFAMTGDHTAFWIPGDYDTQEYDYTESKLSEIRGLMDGAITPNSSQTTFSPTGVQTSLQMKTADGLYINLHEAALVDYSCMHLNLDDKNFVFESWLTPDAKGDKGYLQAPCKSPWRTVIVSDDARDILNSKLTLNLNEPCAYEDVSWIKPVKYVGVWWEMIAGKSTWAYTDDLPSVKLGETDYAKTKPNGRHGATNENVKRYIDFAAENGLDQVLVEGWNEGWEDWFGHSKDYVFDFVTPYPDFDVKMLNAYAKSKGVKLMMHHETSASVRNYERHMDKAYQFMVDNGYNAVKSGYVGNMIPRGEHHYGQWMNNHYLYAVTKAAEYKICVNAHEAVRPTGLCRTYPNLIGNESARGTEYEAFGGSKPFHTTLLPFNRLIGGPMDYTPGIFDTKLDFMGDLPHGQVQTTLCKQLALYVTLYSPLQMAADLVENYEKHMDAFQFIKDVAVDWDDSKYLEAEPGDYITAARKAKGTNNWFVGGITDENARTANFTLDFLEPGKQYVATLYADGKDADYKENPTSYQIKKGIVTSKTKMSVKLARSGGFALSLIEATPADKKAMKKWR; this comes from the coding sequence ATGAAAAACATGAAAGCAATCAAATTGTTCTGTCTCCTGCTCTTTTTGTTTGTAAGCAACTGGGCAATGGCCGAGAGTATCACCTCGCCGAACGGACAACTGCAACTGAACTTTTCAGTGAACGCACAAGGTGAACCGATCTATGAACTTTCCTACAAAGGAAAAGCTGTTATCAAACCTTCTAAACTCGGCTTGGAACTGAAAGATGCTCCGGGGCTGATGAATGGATTTACACTGGCAAATACCCAAACTTCCACTTTTGATGAGACTTGGGAGCCGGTATGGGGTGAAGTGAAACAAATTCGCAACCATTATAATGAGATGGCTGTAACGTTGAACCAGAAAGCGCAAGATCGCAATATGATCATCCGCTTCCGTCTGTTTGATGACGGTTTGGGTTTCCGTTACGAATTCCCTTTGTCTAAGAACCTGAATTATTTCGTTATCAAGGAAGAGCATACTCAGTTTGCCATGACGGGCGATCACACAGCTTTCTGGATACCGGGTGATTATGATACACAGGAATATGATTATACAGAATCTAAGCTCTCTGAAATCCGTGGCTTGATGGATGGTGCAATCACTCCTAATTCTTCACAGACTACGTTCTCTCCGACGGGTGTACAGACTTCTCTGCAAATGAAAACAGCTGACGGTCTTTATATTAACCTGCATGAGGCTGCTTTGGTGGATTACTCCTGTATGCATCTTAATCTGGATGATAAGAATTTCGTATTCGAATCCTGGCTTACTCCTGATGCAAAAGGGGATAAGGGATATCTGCAAGCTCCCTGTAAGTCTCCGTGGCGTACGGTTATCGTAAGTGATGACGCCCGTGATATTCTGAATTCCAAACTGACGTTGAATCTGAATGAGCCTTGTGCTTATGAAGATGTTTCCTGGATTAAGCCGGTGAAATATGTAGGCGTATGGTGGGAAATGATTGCCGGAAAGAGCACTTGGGCTTATACCGATGATCTGCCTTCTGTAAAATTGGGTGAAACGGATTATGCCAAAACTAAACCTAACGGACGTCATGGCGCTACCAATGAGAACGTAAAACGTTATATAGACTTTGCTGCTGAAAATGGCCTTGATCAAGTGCTGGTAGAAGGTTGGAACGAAGGATGGGAAGACTGGTTCGGTCATTCTAAAGATTATGTATTTGATTTTGTAACTCCATATCCTGACTTTGATGTAAAGATGTTGAACGCTTACGCTAAAAGTAAGGGTGTGAAATTGATGATGCACCATGAAACTTCGGCATCCGTACGCAATTATGAACGTCATATGGATAAAGCCTACCAGTTTATGGTAGACAACGGTTACAATGCAGTGAAGAGTGGTTATGTAGGCAATATGATTCCTCGTGGAGAGCATCACTACGGTCAGTGGATGAACAACCATTATCTGTACGCCGTGACTAAAGCTGCTGAGTATAAAATTTGCGTAAATGCCCATGAAGCTGTGCGTCCTACCGGACTTTGCCGTACTTATCCTAACCTGATTGGTAACGAGTCTGCCCGTGGTACGGAATATGAGGCTTTTGGTGGCAGTAAACCGTTCCACACTACCTTGCTTCCATTTAATCGTCTGATTGGTGGCCCGATGGATTATACTCCGGGTATCTTCGATACAAAACTTGATTTCATGGGCGATCTGCCTCATGGACAGGTACAGACTACTCTCTGTAAGCAGTTGGCTCTTTACGTGACATTATACAGTCCGTTGCAGATGGCTGCCGATTTAGTAGAGAATTATGAGAAGCACATGGATGCTTTCCAATTCATCAAAGATGTAGCGGTAGATTGGGATGATAGTAAATATCTGGAAGCGGAACCGGGTGATTATATTACGGCAGCTCGTAAGGCGAAAGGAACGAATAACTGGTTTGTAGGTGGCATCACAGATGAGAATGCACGTACTGCTAACTTTACTCTGGATTTTCTGGAACCTGGCAAGCAATATGTAGCTACTCTTTATGCTGATGGTAAAGATGCTGACTACAAAGAGAATCCGACTTCTTATCAGATAAAGAAAGGTATTGTGACCAGTAAGACTAAGATGTCTGTGAAGTTGGCACGTAGTGGTGGCTTCGCCCTGAGTCTGATTGAGGCTACTCCGGCAGATAAGAAGGCTATGAAGAAATGGAGATAG
- a CDS encoding UpxY family transcription antiterminator: MSSQSSILNSEYHWYALRITYSRELVLKEFLDKNNIENFIPMRYEYVTRKEQRIRKLVPAIHNLVFIYSTRKKIDEIKEENAVLLPLRYIMDRETKQPIIVPEIQMRHFIAIAGSYDQQVIYLPPTEYSMQKGDRVRITGGVFEGVEGIFVRVKGDRRVVVSIQGVMAVATTFIHPSLIVPVTEE; encoded by the coding sequence ATGAGCTCTCAATCTTCCATTCTGAATTCTGAATATCATTGGTATGCTTTGCGTATCACCTATAGCCGGGAACTCGTTCTGAAAGAGTTTTTGGATAAGAATAATATCGAAAACTTCATTCCTATGCGTTATGAATATGTAACGCGGAAGGAGCAACGTATTCGTAAACTCGTTCCTGCCATACATAACCTGGTTTTCATTTATTCCACTCGTAAGAAGATTGACGAAATTAAGGAGGAAAATGCTGTTCTACTACCTCTTCGTTATATAATGGATCGTGAGACGAAGCAGCCGATTATCGTTCCTGAAATCCAAATGCGCCACTTTATAGCCATCGCCGGCTCTTACGACCAACAAGTAATTTACTTGCCACCTACGGAATATTCCATGCAGAAAGGAGATCGTGTCCGCATCACTGGTGGGGTTTTCGAAGGTGTCGAAGGTATATTTGTTCGTGTAAAAGGTGATCGTCGGGTAGTTGTTTCTATTCAGGGGGTTATGGCAGTAGCTACCACTTTTATTCATCCCTCTCTTATTGTTCCGGTAACAGAAGAATAA
- a CDS encoding UpxZ family transcription anti-terminator antagonist: MKSQIDALRQLTHELLYLGMDGEPIYADRFRQLNSDVYNQAETLYRKKARNDEEEVILCTTLLKAYSATIYNHGDKEDKVQMLLDRSWKILNKISDSLLKCRLLVACYRETLEEELAKEAHIIINSWDGLFTSEQQEVINELDKIE, from the coding sequence ATGAAGTCTCAAATCGATGCTTTGCGTCAACTTACGCATGAGCTTCTTTATCTTGGTATGGATGGTGAACCCATTTATGCAGATCGTTTTCGCCAATTGAATTCGGATGTTTATAATCAGGCAGAAACCTTGTATCGGAAGAAAGCCCGGAATGACGAAGAAGAGGTGATTCTTTGTACTACTCTCTTGAAAGCTTATAGTGCTACAATTTACAATCATGGGGATAAGGAAGATAAAGTTCAGATGCTACTTGATCGCAGTTGGAAAATATTGAATAAAATATCTGATTCGCTGTTGAAATGTCGATTATTGGTGGCCTGTTATAGAGAGACGTTAGAGGAAGAATTAGCAAAAGAAGCACATATAATTATAAATAGTTGGGATGGCTTGTTCACTAGTGAGC